A region from the Streptomyces sp. 3214.6 genome encodes:
- a CDS encoding cytochrome P450 family protein, whose product MTHTETDETITDETPVAGEEVQQTDSELGRHLLTARGFHWIYGTSGDPYALTLRAESDDPVVLARRIRESETPLWQSAAGAWVTGRHGVAAEVLADPRLSLRHADLPGLQRHVFSDAWSNPLLCHIIPLDRAFLHASGADHVRWERSAAPVLGEAAADGHRKSAERVHQETADGLGASFDLMADYSRPVATEAAAALLGVPDAQRDRFARACLALGVALDAALCPQPLVVTRRLTEAIEDVRALVGDLVAARQTAPGDDLLSTVLRAGSADSSAEDALAVGVLTAAVGVEFTAGLINNALEALLAHPRQWALLGESPELAAGAVEETLRHAPPVRLESRIAAEDLTLAGQDIPAGAQVVVHVGAANRDPEVFLAPDHFDLTRPVGQGQLSLSGPHTSLFGAFARLHAETAVRTLRERHPRLAPADGVQRRMRSPVLGGVLRFPLTTSA is encoded by the coding sequence GTGACACACACGGAGACCGACGAGACGATCACCGACGAGACCCCCGTGGCCGGCGAGGAGGTCCAGCAGACCGACAGCGAGCTCGGCCGTCATCTCCTGACCGCCCGCGGCTTCCACTGGATCTACGGAACAAGCGGCGACCCGTACGCCCTGACACTGCGCGCGGAGAGCGACGACCCGGTGGTGCTGGCCCGCCGCATACGGGAATCGGAGACACCGCTGTGGCAGAGCGCCGCCGGCGCCTGGGTCACCGGCCGGCACGGTGTGGCCGCCGAGGTGCTGGCCGATCCGCGGCTGAGCCTGCGGCACGCCGATCTGCCGGGCCTCCAGCGGCACGTCTTCTCGGACGCCTGGAGCAATCCGCTGCTGTGCCACATCATCCCGCTGGACCGGGCCTTCCTCCACGCGTCGGGCGCCGACCATGTGCGCTGGGAGCGGTCGGCGGCCCCGGTGCTGGGCGAGGCCGCGGCGGACGGTCACCGCAAGAGCGCCGAACGCGTGCACCAGGAGACCGCCGACGGACTCGGCGCCTCCTTCGACCTCATGGCGGACTACTCCCGCCCGGTGGCCACCGAGGCCGCCGCGGCGCTGCTCGGTGTCCCGGACGCGCAGCGCGACCGGTTCGCCCGCGCGTGTCTGGCCCTGGGCGTCGCGCTCGACGCGGCGCTCTGCCCGCAGCCGCTCGTCGTCACCCGCCGGCTCACCGAGGCCATCGAGGACGTGCGCGCCCTCGTCGGCGACCTCGTCGCGGCGCGGCAGACCGCGCCGGGTGACGATCTGCTCAGCACGGTGCTGCGCGCCGGCTCCGCCGACTCTTCCGCCGAGGACGCGCTCGCGGTCGGAGTGCTGACCGCCGCGGTGGGCGTCGAATTCACCGCCGGGCTCATCAACAACGCCCTGGAGGCGCTGCTCGCCCATCCCCGGCAGTGGGCGCTGCTCGGTGAGAGCCCCGAACTGGCGGCCGGCGCAGTGGAGGAGACGCTGCGTCACGCGCCGCCGGTGCGGCTGGAGAGCCGGATCGCAGCCGAGGACCTCACGCTCGCCGGCCAGGACATCCCCGCCGGCGCCCAGGTCGTCGTCCATGTCGGCGCGGCGAACCGGGATCCCGAGGTGTTCCTGGCCCCGGACCACTTCGACCTCACCCGGCCGGTGGGACAGGGGCAGTTGTCGCTGTCCGGCCCGCACACCTCTCTCTTCGGGGCGTTCGCCCGGCTCCACGCGGAGACCGCCGTACGCACCCTGCGGGAGCGCCACCCCCGGCTGGCGCCGGCCGACGGCGTCCAGCGGCGGATGCGTTCCCCCGTCCTGGGCGGAGTACTGCGGTTCCCCCTGACCACCTCCGCGTGA
- the rfbB gene encoding dTDP-glucose 4,6-dehydratase → MRVLITGGAGFIGSHYVRSLLAGSLPGPRPDRVTVVDVLTYAGSTANLPLEDPRLDFRRVDICDLDALLEVFPGHDAVVHFAAETHVDRSLTGAAEFVRTNVLGTQALLEASLHCGVATFVHISTDEVYGSIAEGTWTEEEPLLPNSPYAASKASSDLLARSYWRTHGLDVRTTRCANNYGPRQHPEKLIPLFVTELLAGRTVPLYGDGNNVREWLHVDDHCRAVHAVLTGGRAGEIDNIGGGTHLTNREMTSKLLELCGANWSRVRRMPDRKGHDLRYAVDDSKIRTELGYRPLRSLDDGLREVVDWHRDQLARRPEAAERV, encoded by the coding sequence ATGCGTGTCCTGATCACCGGCGGTGCCGGTTTCATCGGATCCCACTATGTGCGCTCCCTGCTGGCCGGCAGCCTGCCCGGACCCCGGCCGGACCGGGTGACGGTCGTCGACGTGCTCACATACGCGGGGAGCACGGCCAACCTGCCTCTGGAGGACCCGCGGCTGGACTTCCGGCGCGTCGACATCTGCGACCTCGACGCGCTCCTGGAGGTGTTCCCCGGTCATGACGCGGTGGTGCACTTCGCGGCCGAGACCCATGTCGACCGTTCCCTGACCGGGGCCGCGGAGTTCGTACGCACCAATGTGCTGGGCACCCAGGCGCTGCTGGAGGCGAGCCTGCACTGTGGGGTCGCCACCTTCGTGCACATCTCGACGGACGAGGTCTACGGGTCCATCGCCGAGGGCACCTGGACGGAGGAGGAGCCACTGCTGCCCAACTCGCCCTACGCGGCGTCGAAGGCGAGCAGCGACCTCCTCGCCCGGTCCTACTGGCGCACGCACGGGCTCGACGTACGCACCACCCGGTGTGCCAACAACTACGGCCCTCGCCAGCATCCGGAGAAGCTCATCCCCCTGTTCGTCACCGAGCTGCTGGCCGGACGGACCGTGCCGCTGTACGGGGACGGCAACAACGTCCGGGAGTGGCTGCACGTGGACGACCACTGCCGTGCCGTCCACGCCGTGCTGACCGGCGGCCGGGCCGGCGAGATCGACAACATCGGCGGCGGTACGCATCTGACGAACCGTGAGATGACGTCCAAACTGCTGGAGTTGTGCGGTGCCAACTGGTCCCGGGTCCGTCGGATGCCCGACCGCAAGGGCCACGACCTGCGGTACGCGGTGGACGACTCGAAGATCCGTACGGAACTCGGCTACCGGCCTCTGCGGTCGCTGGACGACGGACTGCGCGAGGTCGTCGACTGGCACCGCGACCAGCTGGCTCGGCGACCGGAAGCGGCCGAGCGGGTCTGA
- a CDS encoding DegT/DnrJ/EryC1/StrS family aminotransferase, whose translation MTTLVWDYRQEYENERADILDAVETVFSSGQLVLGDSVRGFEQEFAGYHGVGHCVGVDNGTNAIKLALQALGIGPGDEVVTVSNTAAPTVVAIDSVGATPVFVDIHPDSYLMDTEQVASVLTPRTRCLLPVHLYGQCVDLAPLERLAAEHDLFLVEDCAQAHGARRDGRLAGTTGDAAAFSFYPTKVLGAYGDGGAVLTSRDDAHRALRRLRYYGMEERYYVVGTPGHNARLDEVQAEILRRKLRRLDTYVQGRQAVARRYEEGLGDTDLVLPHTVPGNEHVYYVYTVRHPRRDDIIKALKTYDIELNISYPWPVHTMSGFAHLGRPTGSLPVTEELAGQIFSLPMYPALAPDVQDKVISAVRDVLDSL comes from the coding sequence ATGACGACTCTCGTATGGGACTACCGGCAGGAATACGAGAACGAACGCGCCGATATTCTGGACGCCGTCGAGACGGTCTTCAGCTCGGGCCAGCTCGTCCTCGGTGACAGTGTTCGCGGCTTCGAGCAGGAGTTCGCCGGATATCACGGCGTGGGGCACTGCGTCGGCGTCGACAACGGCACCAACGCGATCAAGCTGGCCCTCCAGGCGCTCGGCATCGGCCCCGGCGACGAGGTCGTCACCGTGTCCAACACCGCGGCCCCCACCGTGGTCGCGATCGACTCGGTGGGCGCCACCCCGGTGTTCGTCGACATCCACCCGGACAGCTACCTCATGGACACCGAGCAGGTGGCGTCCGTCCTCACCCCGCGGACCCGGTGTCTGCTCCCCGTCCACCTCTACGGGCAGTGCGTCGACCTGGCGCCGCTGGAGCGGCTCGCCGCCGAGCACGACCTGTTCCTCGTCGAGGACTGCGCACAGGCCCACGGCGCCCGCCGCGACGGCCGGCTCGCCGGCACCACGGGCGACGCCGCCGCCTTCTCCTTCTACCCGACGAAGGTGCTCGGCGCGTACGGCGACGGCGGCGCCGTGCTGACCTCCCGGGACGACGCCCACCGCGCGCTGCGCCGACTGCGCTACTACGGCATGGAGGAGCGCTACTACGTCGTCGGCACCCCCGGCCACAACGCCCGGCTCGACGAGGTGCAGGCCGAGATCCTGCGGCGCAAGCTGCGCCGACTCGACACCTACGTCCAGGGGCGGCAGGCCGTCGCCCGCCGCTACGAGGAGGGGCTCGGCGACACCGACCTGGTGCTGCCGCACACCGTCCCCGGCAACGAGCACGTGTACTACGTCTACACGGTGCGCCACCCCCGGCGCGACGACATCATCAAGGCCCTCAAGACGTACGACATCGAGCTCAACATCAGCTATCCCTGGCCGGTGCACACGATGTCCGGGTTTGCCCACCTCGGCCGGCCCACGGGCTCGCTGCCCGTCACCGAGGAACTGGCGGGTCAGATCTTCTCGCTGCCCATGTACCCGGCCCTCGCGCCGGACGTCCAGGACAAGGTGATCAGCGCGGTGCGTGACGTGCTGGACAGCCTCTGA
- a CDS encoding SDR family NAD(P)-dependent oxidoreductase: protein MSATQDSTAPRGVIVTGGGTGIGRATARAFAERGDRVLVVGRTPATLAGTAEGYPGISVLAADLTDPDTPQAVTDAALNAFGRIDVLVNNAATGGFAALAETKREAARDQLDSNLLAPLLLTRQALDALAADGGGTVLNIGSAGALGRRAWPENGVYGAAKAGLDFLTRTWAVELAPRGIRVLGLAPGVIDTGIGERSGMSQEAYAGFLQQIATRVPAGRVGRPEDIAWWAVQLTDPRAAYATGVVLAVDGGLSLT, encoded by the coding sequence ATGAGCGCGACACAGGACTCGACAGCACCTCGGGGCGTGATCGTCACCGGCGGCGGGACCGGGATCGGGCGGGCCACCGCCCGCGCCTTCGCCGAGCGCGGCGACCGTGTACTCGTCGTGGGCCGTACGCCCGCCACCCTGGCCGGGACCGCCGAGGGGTACCCCGGCATCAGCGTCCTCGCCGCCGACCTCACCGATCCGGACACTCCTCAGGCTGTCACCGACGCGGCGCTGAACGCGTTCGGCCGTATCGACGTGCTGGTCAACAACGCGGCCACCGGCGGATTCGCCGCTCTCGCGGAGACCAAGCGGGAAGCCGCCCGCGACCAGCTCGACAGCAATCTCCTGGCCCCGCTGCTGCTCACCCGGCAGGCCCTGGACGCCCTCGCGGCCGACGGCGGCGGAACCGTGCTGAACATCGGCTCGGCGGGCGCGCTGGGCCGCCGGGCCTGGCCGGAGAACGGGGTCTACGGCGCCGCCAAGGCCGGGCTCGACTTCCTCACCCGGACCTGGGCGGTGGAACTGGCGCCCCGCGGGATCCGTGTCCTCGGCCTGGCGCCGGGCGTGATCGACACCGGTATCGGTGAACGGTCCGGCATGTCACAGGAGGCCTACGCGGGCTTCCTCCAGCAGATCGCCACGCGCGTCCCGGCCGGCCGGGTCGGCCGCCCCGAGGACATCGCCTGGTGGGCCGTCCAGCTCACCGACCCGCGCGCCGCCTACGCGACCGGAGTGGTGCTCGCGGTCGACGGCGGTCTGTCCCTCACCTGA
- a CDS encoding NDP-hexose 2,3-dehydratase family protein: MADVTARIARSAAAVESPLTDLAGFDDWFAEYGEQIYTTAERIPLAALDQWYQTPVTGDLWHRSGKFFTVHGLRVHDPGNAVPWWDQPIIDQPEVGILGILIKEFDGVPHFLMQAKAEPGNPGGLQLSPTVQATRSNYTGVHKGKPVPYLDYFRDTSRHRVITDVRQSEQGAWFYRKRNRNMVVETTTEVEVLEGFRWFTLGQLYRLLSRDDIVNMDARTVLACLPHASWPDGALHRMTDVLSWITGARSLANVRTERIALNALDEWRHSEMGYSHESGGFFDVIGVSVTAAGREVGTWRQPMIEPRGTGVIAFLSREINGVPHVLVHARTEPGYHDVVELAPTVQCVPASYNWLPPTARPRHLDEVLAAGPDRIRFEAVLSEEGGRFFHARNRYLIVDSDVPEDPGHPDYRWLTMDQLTQLLRHSHYLNVQARSLVACLRGLEASRLAG; this comes from the coding sequence ATGGCCGATGTGACGGCCCGTATCGCCAGGTCGGCCGCGGCCGTGGAGAGCCCGCTGACCGATCTCGCCGGATTCGACGACTGGTTCGCCGAGTACGGGGAGCAGATCTACACGACGGCCGAGCGGATACCGCTGGCGGCCCTCGACCAGTGGTACCAGACACCGGTGACCGGTGATCTGTGGCATCGCAGCGGCAAGTTCTTCACGGTCCACGGTCTGCGGGTGCACGATCCGGGCAACGCGGTGCCGTGGTGGGACCAGCCCATCATCGACCAGCCCGAGGTCGGCATCCTGGGCATCCTGATCAAGGAGTTCGACGGGGTGCCGCACTTCCTGATGCAGGCCAAGGCGGAGCCGGGCAACCCCGGCGGTCTGCAGCTCTCCCCCACCGTCCAGGCGACCCGCAGCAACTACACCGGCGTCCACAAGGGCAAGCCCGTGCCGTATCTGGACTACTTCCGGGACACGTCACGGCACCGGGTGATCACGGACGTCCGGCAGTCGGAGCAGGGCGCCTGGTTCTACCGCAAGCGCAACCGCAACATGGTGGTGGAGACGACCACCGAGGTGGAGGTCCTCGAAGGCTTCCGCTGGTTCACCCTGGGGCAGTTGTACCGGCTGCTGTCGCGCGACGACATCGTCAACATGGACGCGAGGACCGTGCTGGCGTGTCTGCCGCACGCCTCCTGGCCGGACGGCGCGCTGCACCGGATGACCGACGTGCTGAGCTGGATCACCGGCGCCCGCTCGCTGGCCAACGTGCGCACCGAGCGGATCGCCCTCAACGCGCTCGACGAGTGGCGGCACAGCGAGATGGGTTACTCGCACGAGAGCGGCGGCTTCTTCGACGTGATCGGGGTGTCCGTGACGGCCGCGGGGCGTGAGGTCGGCACCTGGCGCCAGCCGATGATCGAGCCGCGCGGCACCGGCGTCATCGCCTTCCTGTCACGGGAGATCAACGGGGTGCCGCACGTGCTGGTGCACGCCCGCACCGAGCCGGGCTACCACGACGTCGTGGAGCTGGCGCCGACCGTGCAGTGCGTCCCGGCGAGCTACAACTGGCTGCCGCCCACCGCCCGGCCCCGTCATCTCGACGAGGTGCTGGCCGCCGGGCCCGACCGCATCCGCTTCGAGGCCGTGCTCTCCGAGGAGGGCGGCCGTTTCTTCCATGCCCGCAACCGGTATCTGATCGTGGACAGCGACGTCCCCGAGGACCCCGGCCACCCCGACTACCGCTGGCTGACCATGGACCAGCTGACGCAGTTGCTCCGGCACAGCCACTACCTCAACGTGCAGGCCCGGAGCCTGGTGGCGTGTCTGCGCGGCCTGGAGGCGTCCCGCTTGGCCGGCTGA
- a CDS encoding activator-dependent family glycosyltransferase: MRVLLTSFAMDAHFNGSVPLAWALRAAGHDVRVASQPALAGSITAAGLTAVPVGADPALDEMVKAVGDSVLSHHANQSLNPDAPGQLTPAFLKGWDTMMTPTFYALINDDPMVDELIAFARDWEPDLILWEPFTFAGAVAAKVTGAAHARLLSFPDMFMSMRRAFLAQLGPGPTGGDGEQGQAHAEDSLGQWLQWTLGRYGVPFDEEAVTGQWSVDQVPRSFRPPSDGPTVGMRYIPYNGPTPAVVPDWLRVPPTRPRVCVTLGLTARTSEFPNAVPVDLVLKAIEGLDIDVVATLDAEERALLTHVPDNVRLVDHVPLHALLPTCAAIVHHGGAGTWSTALVEGVPQIAMGWIWDAIERARRQQELGAGLHLPSHEVTVEGLRSRLVRLLDEPSFTSAAARLRIEARSEPTPAEVVPVLERLTAQHRAHGRRRLGGTSTPCVS; this comes from the coding sequence ATGCGGGTTCTGCTGACGTCCTTCGCGATGGACGCGCACTTCAACGGGTCCGTACCGCTCGCCTGGGCGCTGCGGGCCGCCGGGCACGACGTACGGGTGGCGAGCCAGCCCGCGCTGGCGGGCAGCATCACGGCGGCCGGACTGACCGCCGTCCCGGTGGGAGCCGACCCCGCCCTCGACGAGATGGTCAAGGCAGTGGGCGACTCGGTGCTGTCCCACCACGCCAACCAGTCGCTGAACCCCGACGCCCCCGGTCAACTCACCCCCGCCTTCCTCAAGGGCTGGGACACGATGATGACCCCCACCTTCTACGCCCTGATCAACGACGATCCGATGGTCGACGAACTCATCGCGTTCGCCCGCGACTGGGAGCCGGACCTCATCCTCTGGGAGCCGTTCACGTTCGCGGGCGCGGTGGCCGCGAAGGTGACCGGCGCGGCCCACGCGCGACTGCTGTCCTTCCCCGACATGTTCATGTCGATGCGGCGGGCCTTCCTCGCGCAGCTCGGTCCGGGTCCCACGGGCGGGGACGGGGAGCAGGGGCAGGCGCACGCCGAGGACTCCCTCGGCCAGTGGCTGCAGTGGACACTCGGCCGTTACGGCGTTCCCTTCGACGAGGAGGCGGTGACGGGGCAGTGGTCGGTGGACCAGGTGCCGCGCAGCTTCCGGCCGCCGTCGGACGGGCCGACCGTGGGCATGCGCTACATCCCGTACAACGGGCCGACGCCCGCCGTCGTACCCGACTGGCTCCGGGTCCCGCCGACGCGTCCCCGCGTGTGCGTCACCCTGGGGCTCACGGCCCGGACCTCGGAGTTCCCCAACGCGGTCCCGGTCGACCTGGTCCTCAAGGCGATCGAGGGGCTCGACATCGACGTGGTGGCCACGCTCGACGCGGAGGAGCGGGCGCTGCTGACCCATGTCCCGGACAATGTGCGCCTGGTGGACCACGTACCGCTGCACGCGCTGCTGCCGACCTGCGCGGCCATCGTGCACCATGGTGGCGCCGGGACCTGGTCGACGGCGCTCGTCGAGGGAGTCCCGCAGATCGCCATGGGCTGGATCTGGGACGCCATCGAGCGGGCGCGCCGCCAGCAGGAGCTGGGCGCCGGTCTCCATCTCCCCTCCCACGAGGTGACGGTGGAAGGGCTGCGGAGCAGGCTCGTGCGGCTCCTCGACGAACCCTCGTTCACCTCGGCGGCCGCCCGGCTGCGGATCGAGGCCCGGTCCGAACCGACTCCGGCGGAGGTCGTCCCCGTACTGGAGCGGCTGACCGCCCAGCACCGCGCCCACGGGCGTCGACGTCTCGGAGGTACGTCCACACCATGCGTGTCCTGA
- a CDS encoding cyclase family protein → MRIIDLSSPVDGAGFEPDPVVHDVLGPKEAATHMSEEMRDHFGIEFDPAELPEGEFLSLDRLQLTTHTGTHVDAPSHYGTRASYRDGPPRHIDEMPLDWFFRPAVVLDLSDQGTGAVGADVVQRELDRVGHTLSPMDIVLLRTGADAWSGTQKYFTDFTGLDGSAVHLLLDQGVRVIGTDAFSLDAPFGDIITRYRRTGDRSVLWPAHMIGRDREYCQVERLAGLDRLPAPHGFRVACFPVRIAGAGAGWTRAVALLDE, encoded by the coding sequence GTGCGCATCATCGACCTGTCCTCACCCGTGGACGGGGCGGGTTTCGAACCCGATCCCGTGGTGCACGACGTCCTCGGCCCCAAGGAAGCCGCCACGCACATGAGCGAGGAGATGCGTGACCACTTCGGGATCGAGTTCGATCCGGCGGAGCTTCCGGAAGGCGAGTTCCTCTCGCTCGACCGCCTCCAGCTGACGACCCACACCGGAACGCACGTCGACGCGCCCTCGCACTACGGCACCCGCGCCTCCTACCGGGACGGTCCGCCGCGGCACATCGACGAGATGCCGCTCGACTGGTTCTTCCGGCCCGCGGTGGTGCTCGACCTGAGCGACCAGGGCACCGGCGCGGTCGGCGCCGACGTGGTGCAGCGGGAGCTGGACCGTGTCGGCCACACCCTCTCGCCCATGGACATCGTGCTGCTCAGGACCGGCGCCGACGCGTGGTCGGGGACGCAGAAGTACTTCACGGACTTCACCGGGCTCGACGGCTCGGCCGTGCACCTGCTGCTGGACCAGGGAGTCCGGGTGATCGGCACGGACGCGTTCAGCCTGGACGCGCCGTTCGGCGACATCATCACCCGCTACCGGCGAACCGGCGACCGCTCGGTGCTGTGGCCCGCCCACATGATCGGCCGGGACCGCGAGTACTGCCAGGTCGAACGGCTCGCCGGACTCGACCGGTTGCCGGCCCCGCACGGATTCCGGGTCGCGTGCTTCCCGGTGCGGATCGCCGGCGCGGGCGCCGGCTGGACGAGGGCGGTGGCGCTGCTCGACGAGTGA
- a CDS encoding nuclear transport factor 2 family protein, protein MAAQAPTAPADVYAEVQHFYARQMRHLDSGEAEIWAGTFTRDGSFAPPSLPEPVRGRPALTEGARQAAAGLAAAGETHRHWVGMLTVTPADDGSLTAESQVSIIAVPQGGPARLHLVCTCRDILVREAGELLVRERVVTRDDRP, encoded by the coding sequence ATGGCAGCACAGGCCCCGACGGCCCCGGCGGACGTCTACGCCGAGGTACAGCACTTCTACGCACGGCAGATGCGGCACCTGGACTCGGGCGAGGCCGAGATCTGGGCCGGCACCTTCACCAGGGACGGCTCCTTCGCGCCGCCCTCGCTCCCGGAGCCGGTGCGCGGCCGCCCGGCCCTCACCGAGGGCGCCCGGCAGGCCGCCGCGGGTCTCGCGGCCGCCGGCGAGACGCACCGCCACTGGGTCGGCATGCTCACCGTCACCCCCGCGGACGACGGCTCGCTGACCGCCGAGAGCCAGGTCTCCATCATCGCCGTCCCGCAGGGCGGCCCCGCCCGGCTGCACCTGGTGTGCACCTGCCGGGACATCCTGGTGCGCGAGGCCGGCGAGCTCCTGGTCAGGGAAAGGGTGGTGACCCGTGACGACCGGCCGTAG
- a CDS encoding class I SAM-dependent methyltransferase encodes MYGRELADVYEAIYRSRGKDWGEEAADVSRLIAERRPGADSLLDVACGTGAHLSVFSTLFEVAEGLEIAEPMRRLAEQRLPGTTVHAGDMRDFSLGRTYAAVSCMFCAIGYLETVADMRAAIRSMAGHLEPGGVLVVEPWWFPENFIEGYVAGDLAREEHRTIARISHTTRKGRATRMEVRFTVGDAAGIQQFTEIDVLTLFTKEEYVSAFTDAGCSVEFLEDGPTGRGLFVGVRESG; translated from the coding sequence ATGTACGGCCGGGAACTCGCGGACGTGTACGAGGCCATCTACCGGAGCCGGGGCAAGGACTGGGGGGAGGAGGCGGCGGACGTCTCCCGGCTCATCGCCGAACGCCGCCCGGGAGCCGACTCACTGCTCGACGTCGCCTGTGGCACGGGCGCCCATCTCAGCGTGTTCAGCACGCTGTTCGAGGTCGCCGAGGGGCTGGAGATCGCGGAGCCGATGCGCCGGCTCGCCGAGCAGCGGCTGCCCGGCACCACGGTGCACGCGGGCGACATGCGCGACTTCTCCCTCGGTCGCACCTACGCGGCGGTGAGCTGCATGTTCTGCGCCATCGGCTATCTGGAGACCGTGGCCGACATGCGGGCCGCCATCAGGTCGATGGCCGGCCATCTGGAGCCCGGCGGCGTCCTGGTCGTCGAACCCTGGTGGTTCCCCGAGAACTTCATCGAGGGCTATGTCGCGGGTGACCTGGCCCGTGAGGAGCACCGCACCATCGCGCGGATCTCGCACACCACCCGCAAGGGCCGGGCCACCCGCATGGAGGTCCGCTTCACCGTGGGGGACGCCGCCGGTATCCAGCAGTTCACCGAGATCGACGTACTGACCCTGTTCACCAAGGAGGAGTACGTCTCTGCGTTCACCGACGCGGGCTGCTCCGTGGAGTTCCTGGAGGACGGCCCCACCGGTCGTGGCCTTTTCGTCGGTGTACGCGAATCAGGCTGA
- the rfbA gene encoding glucose-1-phosphate thymidylyltransferase RfbA: MKGIILAGGSGTRLHPITVSVSKQLLPVGDKPMIYYPLSVLMLADIKEILLICTEHDLDQFRRLLGDGSQLGVRIDYAVQNRPAGLAEAFIIGADHVGDDDVALVLGDNIFHGYHFYDMLQSNVRDVQGCVLFGYPVEDPERYGVGETDASGRLISLEEKPIRPRSDLAITGLYLYDNEVLDIAKNLRPSARGELEITDVNRNYLARGRARLVDLGRGFAWLDAGTPESLLQAAQYVRTLEERQGVRIACVEEVALRMGFIDADSCYRLGEKMSQSGYGRYVMSVAREMSS; encoded by the coding sequence ATGAAAGGGATTATTCTCGCCGGCGGTTCGGGAACAAGGCTCCATCCAATAACCGTCTCCGTTTCGAAACAGCTTCTCCCGGTCGGCGACAAACCGATGATCTACTATCCGCTTTCGGTGCTGATGCTCGCGGACATCAAGGAGATCCTGCTCATCTGCACCGAGCACGACCTGGATCAGTTCCGCAGGCTCCTGGGCGACGGCTCCCAGCTCGGCGTCCGGATCGACTACGCGGTGCAGAACCGGCCGGCCGGGCTGGCCGAGGCCTTCATCATCGGCGCCGACCACGTGGGCGACGACGACGTGGCCCTGGTCCTGGGAGACAACATCTTCCATGGCTACCACTTCTACGACATGCTCCAGAGCAACGTCCGGGACGTACAGGGCTGTGTGCTGTTCGGTTATCCCGTGGAGGACCCCGAGCGCTACGGAGTGGGCGAGACCGACGCGTCGGGACGCCTCATCTCCCTGGAGGAGAAGCCGATCCGACCGCGCTCCGACCTCGCCATCACCGGGCTCTACCTGTACGACAACGAAGTACTGGACATCGCCAAGAACCTCCGCCCCTCGGCGCGCGGAGAACTGGAGATCACCGACGTCAACCGGAATTACCTGGCGCGCGGCCGAGCCCGCTTGGTCGACCTCGGCCGCGGTTTCGCCTGGCTGGACGCCGGGACTCCGGAATCCCTGCTCCAGGCCGCCCAGTATGTGCGGACGCTCGAAGAACGGCAGGGCGTGCGTATCGCCTGCGTCGAGGAGGTCGCACTGCGCATGGGATTCATCGACGCGGACAGCTGCTACCGGCTCGGCGAGAAAATGTCGCAGTCGGGTTACGGCCGCTACGTGATGTCGGTGGCCCGCGAAATGTCGTCCTGA
- a CDS encoding Gfo/Idh/MocA family protein, which translates to MPEDTPRPVLRMGVLGCADIAVRRILPALVEHQSVRLVAVASRDGARSERLAARFGCAAVTGYQALLDRDDIDAVYVPLPPGMHHEWVAEALTAGKHVLVEKPLSTTYAQSAELVAMAARFDLALTENFMFLHHSQHAAVRDMAAEVGELRVFSSSFGVPPPDPASFRHNALLGGGALLDVGVYPLRAAQLHLAGELDVLGACLRVDEATGVDVAGSVLLSTATGVSAQLDFGFQHSYRSVYALWGSRGRISVPRAFTPPREHRPVVRLEQQDRITEVTLSADHQVGNALDAFAAAALSGTGRAALGEALLRQALLVEQVRKAARVVSR; encoded by the coding sequence ATGCCCGAGGACACTCCACGACCGGTACTCCGCATGGGGGTTCTGGGCTGTGCCGATATCGCGGTGCGCCGGATCCTGCCTGCGCTCGTGGAGCATCAGTCGGTGCGGCTGGTGGCTGTGGCGAGCCGGGACGGGGCGAGGAGCGAACGGCTCGCGGCCCGGTTCGGATGCGCGGCGGTGACCGGCTACCAGGCGCTGCTGGACCGGGACGACATCGACGCGGTCTATGTGCCGCTGCCGCCGGGCATGCACCACGAATGGGTCGCCGAGGCGCTGACCGCCGGAAAGCACGTCCTGGTGGAGAAGCCGCTCAGCACGACGTACGCGCAGAGCGCCGAACTGGTGGCGATGGCCGCCCGGTTCGATCTGGCGCTCACCGAGAACTTCATGTTCCTGCACCACTCCCAGCACGCCGCGGTACGGGACATGGCCGCCGAGGTCGGCGAACTGAGGGTCTTCTCCAGCTCCTTCGGGGTACCGCCGCCCGATCCGGCGTCCTTCCGGCACAACGCGCTGCTCGGCGGCGGCGCCCTGCTGGACGTCGGCGTCTATCCGCTGCGCGCGGCCCAGCTCCACCTCGCCGGGGAACTCGACGTCCTCGGCGCCTGTCTGCGCGTCGACGAGGCCACCGGCGTCGACGTCGCGGGAAGCGTGCTGCTCTCCACGGCGACCGGGGTGAGCGCCCAGCTCGACTTCGGATTCCAGCACTCCTACCGGTCCGTGTACGCCCTGTGGGGCAGCCGGGGCCGGATCAGTGTGCCGCGCGCCTTCACGCCGCCCCGGGAGCACCGCCCGGTGGTCCGCCTCGAACAGCAGGACAGGATCACCGAGGTGACGCTCTCCGCCGACCACCAAGTGGGCAACGCGCTCGACGCGTTCGCGGCGGCGGCCCTGTCGGGCACCGGGCGGGCAGCGCTGGGAGAGGCACTGCTGCGTCAGGCGCTCCTGGTCGAGCAGGTACGCAAGGCCGCGCGGGTCGTCAGCCGCTGA